A genomic window from Erythrobacter sp. BLCC-B19 includes:
- a CDS encoding TonB-dependent receptor: MAQDEAQAAEESAAAQDQEEPADVGSEIVVSGLRASLANAQNLKKNADTVVDAITAQDIGALPDRSVTEALQRVPGIAINRFAGSNDPDHFSVEGSGVVIRGLNFVRSEFNGRTAFSAGVGGQALNFADVPAELLGSVVISKNATAETIEGGLAGTVNLNTRKPFDNNGLKIAFSGEANYGDFRKEWTPTLSGLISNTWDTDKGRFGLLLSASYSRIKSRADGLQVANYQTRDGRLVNASNTDGVLVCRNPLPGTTDTSTLPPGGSLCGNFGTAGADGFADYAASRVAPVGGQFRTQEFDRERNGIAASAQFESVDGKTVITAEFIRSASTNKWGEYTYETAPDQAEYTTYPIGCLQNSDGPNRINPGGGLGDPTSRAQCPVGGFTDFIYDDTGLFQSGYIVNTSNGWRGDPGASPFVPIGGLQQSLARRQVNDEIVNQDFSLNLKTELTDRLSLRLDAQYAKSRKQNLDFSVFGSLFADQELDISGDLPVIVPRKPQFLGYNWSTPGTALAGATDEQYFNDPRFQFWRAAMDHIEDSSGKQYAFQADMAYEFDDDAFLRKAKWGARYQDRDQTVRYTTYNWGMLSEVWSGSRPTNFADTPAGLSERYEFPNFFRGQVPGPPGAFYYTGDLIGDYEGAIADFQSVQAISRTLGSSPSWVPLAGRQGAIPGTPYLREDIQPLTQQDAAAYLQLEFGADDLFGSSLRLSGNIGVRYVDTRVRSEGFLGVPSRQALGIQDPFFNVLDPVTGAIITPGRCEAGVPDGAPPGTPPTTPGGVCNLGPQGYADLQRFAGNGTADGGLRSVADTNYDFWLPSLNLKLGVTSDVIVRFAASKVLTRPDNALIRNFLTIGLEGSELTATAGNPDLRPATAWQFDATVEWYFDTVGSLTFNAFYKDVKDFFFQDIFTREITSNGVTKTVLVRGPDNFEENGKIKGFEVAYQQTYDFLPKPLDGLGIAANYTFIESKGLPNSFLNTGEPVDESTVPPGNLPLEQLSKHNVNATVFYEKGPISLRAAYNWRSRFLLTPADVIFPFYSIFNESTGQLDASMFFNITDNIRVGVQGVNLLNEVTRTTQAYTGDPDVLAPRSFFMNDRRFSFILRGNF, from the coding sequence ATGGCGCAGGATGAAGCTCAGGCCGCCGAGGAATCAGCCGCCGCGCAGGATCAGGAAGAGCCGGCCGATGTCGGCAGCGAGATCGTCGTCAGCGGCTTGCGTGCGAGCCTCGCCAATGCCCAGAACCTCAAGAAGAACGCCGACACCGTGGTCGACGCGATCACCGCGCAGGACATCGGCGCGCTGCCCGACCGGTCGGTGACCGAAGCGCTCCAGCGCGTCCCCGGCATTGCCATCAACCGTTTCGCCGGGTCGAACGATCCCGACCACTTCTCGGTCGAAGGCTCGGGCGTGGTGATCCGCGGCCTCAATTTCGTGCGCTCGGAATTCAACGGCCGCACCGCCTTTTCTGCCGGTGTGGGCGGGCAAGCGCTGAACTTTGCCGACGTGCCGGCCGAATTGCTGGGTTCGGTGGTGATCAGCAAGAACGCCACCGCCGAGACGATCGAAGGCGGCCTGGCCGGGACGGTCAACCTCAACACCCGCAAGCCGTTCGACAACAACGGCCTCAAGATCGCCTTCAGCGGCGAGGCCAACTACGGCGATTTCCGCAAGGAATGGACGCCGACCCTGTCGGGCCTGATCAGCAACACCTGGGACACCGACAAGGGCCGCTTCGGCCTGCTGCTGAGCGCGTCCTATTCGCGGATCAAGAGCCGCGCCGACGGTCTTCAGGTCGCCAACTACCAGACCCGCGACGGGCGTCTGGTGAATGCGTCCAACACCGATGGCGTGCTGGTGTGCCGCAACCCGCTGCCGGGCACGACCGACACCTCGACCCTGCCGCCGGGCGGATCGCTTTGCGGCAATTTCGGAACCGCGGGCGCGGATGGCTTTGCCGATTACGCCGCCAGCCGCGTGGCCCCGGTGGGCGGCCAGTTCCGCACCCAGGAATTCGACCGCGAGCGCAACGGGATCGCGGCATCGGCGCAGTTCGAATCGGTCGATGGCAAGACCGTCATCACCGCCGAATTCATTCGCTCCGCCTCGACCAACAAGTGGGGCGAGTACACCTACGAGACGGCCCCGGATCAGGCCGAATACACCACCTACCCGATCGGCTGTCTGCAAAACTCCGATGGCCCCAACCGCATCAATCCCGGCGGGGGCTTGGGCGATCCGACCTCGCGCGCGCAGTGCCCGGTGGGCGGGTTTACCGACTTCATCTATGACGACACCGGGCTGTTCCAGTCGGGCTATATCGTCAACACCAGCAATGGCTGGCGCGGTGATCCGGGTGCCTCGCCCTTCGTGCCGATTGGCGGGCTTCAGCAATCGCTCGCGCGCCGTCAGGTCAATGACGAGATCGTCAACCAGGACTTCTCGCTCAACCTCAAGACCGAGCTGACCGATCGCCTGTCGCTGCGGCTCGACGCGCAATATGCCAAGTCGCGCAAGCAGAACCTCGACTTCAGCGTGTTCGGATCCCTGTTCGCCGATCAGGAGCTCGACATCTCGGGCGATCTGCCGGTGATCGTGCCGCGCAAGCCGCAGTTCCTCGGCTACAACTGGTCTACCCCGGGCACCGCATTGGCTGGTGCGACGGACGAGCAGTATTTCAACGATCCGCGCTTCCAGTTCTGGCGCGCGGCGATGGATCACATCGAGGATTCGAGCGGCAAGCAATATGCCTTCCAGGCCGACATGGCCTATGAGTTCGATGATGATGCCTTCCTGCGCAAGGCCAAGTGGGGCGCGCGCTATCAGGATCGCGACCAGACGGTGCGTTACACCACCTACAACTGGGGGATGCTGAGCGAGGTGTGGTCCGGTTCGCGCCCGACCAATTTCGCCGATACGCCCGCAGGGCTGTCCGAGCGTTATGAATTCCCCAATTTCTTCCGCGGGCAGGTTCCCGGGCCTCCGGGCGCGTTCTATTACACCGGCGATCTGATCGGCGACTATGAAGGCGCGATTGCCGACTTCCAGTCGGTGCAGGCCATTTCGCGCACGCTCGGCAGCTCGCCCTCGTGGGTGCCGCTGGCCGGACGGCAGGGGGCGATCCCCGGAACGCCATATCTGCGCGAGGATATCCAGCCGCTGACCCAGCAGGATGCGGCGGCCTATCTCCAGCTCGAATTCGGTGCCGATGACCTGTTCGGTTCCTCGCTCCGCCTGTCGGGCAATATCGGCGTGCGCTATGTCGACACGCGGGTGCGCTCCGAAGGCTTCCTCGGCGTGCCGAGCCGGCAGGCGCTGGGCATTCAGGATCCGTTCTTCAACGTGCTTGATCCGGTTACCGGAGCGATCATCACGCCGGGTCGCTGCGAGGCGGGCGTGCCCGATGGTGCGCCTCCCGGCACGCCGCCCACCACGCCGGGCGGGGTCTGCAACCTTGGTCCGCAAGGCTATGCCGATCTCCAGCGGTTCGCGGGCAACGGCACCGCCGATGGGGGCTTGCGCAGCGTGGCGGACACGAATTACGATTTCTGGCTGCCGAGCCTCAACCTGAAGCTTGGCGTCACCAGCGACGTGATCGTCCGGTTTGCCGCATCCAAGGTGCTGACCCGGCCCGACAACGCGCTCATTCGCAACTTCCTGACGATCGGTCTGGAGGGCAGCGAATTGACCGCGACTGCCGGCAACCCGGATCTGCGCCCGGCCACGGCCTGGCAGTTCGATGCGACGGTCGAATGGTATTTCGATACGGTCGGATCGCTCACCTTCAACGCCTTCTACAAGGACGTGAAGGACTTCTTCTTCCAGGACATCTTCACCCGGGAAATCACCAGCAATGGTGTGACCAAGACCGTTCTGGTGCGCGGCCCCGACAATTTCGAGGAAAACGGCAAGATCAAGGGTTTCGAGGTCGCCTATCAGCAGACCTATGATTTCCTGCCCAAGCCATTGGACGGTCTGGGGATCGCGGCCAACTATACCTTCATCGAGAGCAAGGGGCTTCCCAACAGCTTCCTCAACACGGGCGAGCCGGTGGACGAATCCACTGTCCCGCCGGGTAACCTGCCGCTCGAACAGCTCTCCAAGCACAACGTCAACGCGACGGTGTTCTACGAGAAGGGGCCGATCAGCCTGCGGGCCGCCTATAACTGGCGTTCGCGGTTCCTGCTGACGCCGGCGGACGTGATCTTCCCGTTCTATTCGATCTTCAATGAATCGACTGGGCAGCTGGATGCGTCGATGTTCTTCAACATCACCGACAATATCCGGGTGGGTGTGCAGGGGGTGAACCTGCTCAACGAAGTGACCCGCACCACGCAGGCCTATACCGGCGACCCCGATGTTCTTGCCCCGCGTTCGTTCTTCATGAACGACCGGCGCTTCTCGTTCATCCTGCGGGGGAACTTCTAA
- a CDS encoding tryptophan halogenase family protein — protein MRGINGIGNANRLARVVIVGGGTAGWMAAAALSRFFNDGQRTVTLIESDAIGTVGVGEATIPPIRSFNAMLDIPEAEFLRETRGTAKLGIEFVNWGRQGDRYFHPFGTYGQDLHGIAFHQLWLREHGRGGTVSAGDIGAYSMCTAAAQSGKFARPAAGAQSVVREIAYAYHFDAGLYAAYLRRLATRQGVTRIEGEITAVTRDGESGDVASVTLANGTTVAGDLFIDCSGFRGLLIEGALGTGYEDWSRWLPMDRALAVPTRSPGPPDPFTRAAAHTAGWQWRIPLQHRTGNGHVFSSAFMGEDEARDILLANLESEPLAEPRALRFLTGMRRKAWNHNVVALGLSSGFIEPLESTSIHLIQNGLQRLFALFPDSPINPLEREEYNRGMHALYEDVRDFVILHYKATQREDSEFWRYVKNMDIPESLAHKIALWQRRGRVFRENAELFAQPSWVAVMLGQNIWPESHDPIADTLDPDKVAAAMAQMRAAYADVAARLPTHEDFLRQSGSWHDAPQPVTA, from the coding sequence ATGAGAGGGATCAATGGTATCGGTAACGCGAACCGCCTTGCGCGGGTCGTGATCGTCGGCGGAGGCACCGCCGGATGGATGGCGGCTGCCGCGCTGTCGCGCTTTTTCAATGATGGCCAGCGCACCGTCACCCTGATCGAATCCGACGCCATCGGGACGGTCGGCGTGGGCGAGGCGACCATTCCGCCGATCCGCAGCTTCAACGCGATGCTCGACATCCCGGAAGCCGAATTCCTGCGCGAAACGCGTGGCACGGCAAAGCTCGGGATCGAGTTCGTCAATTGGGGGCGGCAGGGCGACCGCTACTTCCACCCCTTCGGCACCTATGGGCAAGACCTCCACGGCATCGCCTTCCACCAGCTCTGGCTGCGCGAGCATGGACGTGGCGGCACGGTGAGCGCAGGCGACATCGGCGCCTATTCGATGTGCACCGCCGCAGCCCAAAGCGGCAAGTTCGCGCGTCCGGCGGCAGGCGCGCAGTCGGTGGTGCGCGAGATCGCCTATGCCTATCACTTCGACGCGGGGCTCTATGCCGCCTATCTGCGCCGACTTGCGACCCGGCAGGGCGTGACCCGGATCGAGGGCGAGATCACCGCCGTCACCCGCGACGGCGAAAGTGGCGATGTCGCCAGCGTCACGCTTGCCAATGGCACCACCGTCGCGGGCGACCTCTTCATTGACTGCTCGGGCTTTCGTGGGCTGCTGATCGAAGGCGCGTTGGGCACCGGCTACGAGGACTGGAGCCGCTGGCTGCCGATGGACCGTGCGCTCGCCGTGCCGACCCGCTCGCCCGGCCCGCCCGATCCCTTCACCCGCGCCGCGGCGCACACCGCAGGCTGGCAATGGCGCATCCCCTTGCAGCACCGCACCGGCAACGGGCACGTCTTCTCCAGCGCCTTCATGGGCGAGGACGAGGCGCGCGACATCCTGCTCGCCAATCTTGAGAGCGAACCTCTGGCCGAACCGCGTGCCTTGAGGTTCCTCACCGGGATGCGGCGCAAGGCGTGGAACCACAATGTCGTCGCGCTGGGGCTGTCGTCAGGCTTCATCGAACCGCTCGAATCGACCTCGATCCACCTGATCCAGAACGGCCTGCAACGCCTGTTCGCGCTGTTTCCCGACAGCCCGATCAACCCGCTGGAGCGTGAGGAATACAACCGCGGGATGCACGCCCTGTATGAGGACGTGCGCGATTTCGTGATCCTGCACTACAAGGCGACGCAGCGCGAAGACTCGGAATTCTGGCGCTATGTCAAGAACATGGACATCCCCGAAAGCCTCGCCCACAAGATCGCGCTGTGGCAGCGTCGGGGCCGCGTGTTCCGCGAGAATGCAGAGCTCTTCGCTCAGCCCAGCTGGGTGGCGGTGATGCTGGGGCAAAACATCTGGCCCGAGAGCCACGACCCCATCGCCGACACGCTCGATCCCGACAAGGTCGCCGCCGCCATGGCGCAGATGCGCGCGGCCTATGCCGATGTCGCCGCACGGCTGCCGACCCACGAGGACTTCCTGCGCCAGTCAGGCAGCTGGCACGATGCGCCGCAGCCGGTGACCGCATGA
- a CDS encoding tryptophan halogenase family protein yields the protein MSAPSPVTKIVIVGGGTAGWMTAAAMVRVLGQMPGLSVTLVESEAIGTVGVGEATIPQIIGFNRLLGLDEMQFMRETRATYKLGIEFVDWLRVGHAYVHPFGSFGLDMLGIEFQHFFLRGANLGETARIDDYSIAAVAAKMGRFGWPRPDQPKSPLSKLSYAFQFDAGRYARFLRGYAENAGAVRVEGRIVAVEQDGESGFVTNVTLEDGRQVTGELFIDCSGFRSLLLGQALGVPFTDWSKWLPCDSAVAIPCTLGGRNEPLTRSTARQAGWQWRIPLQHRIGNGHVFSSAHIDRQAATDLLLANLDGTPLADPNHLAFKAGHRARAWEKNVVALGLAAGFLEPLESTSIHLVQSGIARLLALFPDTGFSAVERDRFNAETEREYLNIRDFLVLHYRASERDDSEFWRYCRNLEAPDGLAEKLAMFRSSGRIIRENNELFTEDSWLSVMLSQGVTPRAHHPAAWMLDDAETRQRLGHIRAVIAQAAAGLPMQDEFLKAGGGAIAPAEHLTA from the coding sequence ATGAGCGCGCCTTCGCCCGTCACGAAAATCGTCATCGTCGGCGGCGGCACCGCCGGGTGGATGACGGCCGCCGCAATGGTGCGCGTGCTGGGCCAGATGCCCGGCCTATCGGTTACGCTTGTCGAGAGTGAGGCAATCGGCACGGTCGGCGTCGGCGAGGCGACGATCCCGCAGATCATCGGTTTCAACCGCCTGCTCGGGTTGGACGAGATGCAGTTCATGCGCGAGACCCGCGCGACCTACAAACTGGGCATCGAATTCGTCGATTGGCTGCGGGTTGGCCATGCCTATGTCCACCCTTTCGGCAGCTTCGGACTCGATATGCTGGGGATCGAGTTCCAGCACTTTTTCCTGCGCGGCGCCAATCTGGGGGAGACCGCGCGGATCGACGACTATTCGATCGCGGCGGTCGCGGCCAAGATGGGCCGTTTTGGCTGGCCGCGCCCCGACCAGCCCAAATCGCCGCTATCGAAGCTGTCCTACGCCTTCCAGTTCGATGCGGGCCGCTATGCCCGCTTCCTGCGTGGTTACGCCGAGAATGCGGGCGCGGTGCGGGTCGAAGGCCGCATCGTTGCGGTGGAACAGGACGGGGAAAGCGGCTTCGTCACCAACGTGACGCTGGAGGATGGGCGGCAGGTGACGGGCGAGTTGTTCATCGACTGCTCGGGCTTCCGCTCGCTTCTGCTAGGGCAGGCGCTGGGCGTGCCCTTTACCGACTGGTCGAAGTGGCTCCCGTGCGATTCGGCGGTCGCGATTCCTTGCACCTTGGGTGGCCGCAACGAGCCGCTGACCCGCTCCACCGCGCGGCAGGCCGGCTGGCAATGGCGCATCCCGCTCCAGCACCGGATCGGCAACGGCCATGTGTTTTCGTCTGCCCATATCGACCGGCAGGCGGCGACCGATCTGCTGCTGGCGAACCTCGACGGCACGCCGCTCGCCGATCCCAATCACTTGGCGTTCAAGGCCGGGCACCGGGCGCGGGCGTGGGAGAAGAACGTGGTGGCGCTCGGCCTTGCGGCAGGCTTCCTCGAACCGCTCGAATCGACCTCGATCCATCTGGTGCAGTCGGGCATTGCGCGGCTCCTTGCGCTCTTCCCCGACACCGGCTTCAGCGCCGTGGAGCGCGACCGCTTCAACGCCGAGACGGAGCGCGAATACCTTAACATTCGCGACTTTCTGGTGCTCCACTACCGCGCCAGCGAGCGCGATGATTCCGAGTTCTGGCGTTATTGCCGCAACCTCGAAGCGCCTGACGGCCTCGCCGAGAAGCTCGCAATGTTCCGTTCCTCGGGCCGGATCATCCGCGAGAACAACGAGCTGTTCACCGAGGATAGCTGGCTTTCCGTTATGCTGAGCCAGGGCGTGACACCGCGCGCGCATCATCCGGCGGCGTGGATGCTGGACGATGCCGAGACCCGCCAGCGGCTTGGCCATATCCGCGCCGTTATCGCGCAGGCCGCGGCGGGCTTGCCGATGCAGGACGAATTCCTCAAAGCGGGCGGCGGGGCAATCGCGCCCGCCGAGCACCTGACCGCATGA
- a CDS encoding cupin-like domain-containing protein, producing MTTLPAPAPIRELHGPLDAAGFAALQAEGRPVVLRGLVADWPAVAAAKAGDAAMIAYLTREPTSRPVRAIAAAPSEQGRFFYTPDLANLNFVRGQGRLETFLRDLLAAAQMPDPPAMAVQSEMIADLLPAFARENPLALLPDVPARIWIGNRIKVGTHWDAKANVACCVAGRRRFTIYPPDQTAALYPGPFELTPAGVPVSMVDPHAPDLARFPDFAAAAQVAQAATLLPGDAIYIPYGWWHGVDSLEPVSILVNYWWAPGNPAGIGSPYDALMHAMYAFRHMPEDQRAVWRGLLDYYVFGAAGDPGAHLPESARGILGPPTRENFAAMRDFIRQVLN from the coding sequence ATGACCACCCTGCCCGCGCCTGCCCCGATCCGCGAACTGCACGGCCCGCTCGATGCGGCAGGCTTCGCCGCGCTTCAGGCCGAGGGCCGCCCGGTGGTGTTGCGCGGGCTGGTGGCCGATTGGCCTGCGGTGGCGGCGGCCAAGGCGGGGGATGCGGCGATGATCGCCTATCTCACCCGCGAACCCACCAGCCGTCCCGTCAGAGCGATCGCCGCTGCGCCGTCCGAACAGGGGCGGTTTTTCTACACCCCGGATCTTGCCAACCTCAATTTCGTGCGCGGCCAGGGGCGGCTCGAGACCTTCCTGCGCGATCTGCTGGCGGCAGCGCAGATGCCCGATCCGCCGGCGATGGCAGTGCAATCGGAGATGATTGCCGACCTGCTCCCCGCCTTCGCGCGTGAGAACCCGCTGGCGTTGCTGCCCGACGTGCCCGCGCGGATCTGGATCGGCAACCGCATCAAGGTCGGCACGCATTGGGATGCCAAGGCCAATGTCGCGTGCTGTGTCGCCGGGCGGCGGCGCTTCACGATCTACCCGCCCGATCAGACCGCCGCGCTCTATCCCGGCCCATTCGAACTGACCCCGGCCGGCGTGCCGGTCAGCATGGTTGATCCACACGCGCCCGATCTTGCCCGCTTTCCCGACTTTGCCGCAGCAGCGCAGGTGGCGCAGGCTGCAACGCTGCTGCCGGGGGATGCGATCTACATCCCCTATGGCTGGTGGCACGGGGTGGATTCGCTCGAACCGGTCAGCATCCTCGTCAATTACTGGTGGGCGCCGGGCAACCCTGCGGGGATCGGCAGCCCCTATGACGCGCTGATGCACGCGATGTACGCCTTCCGGCATATGCCCGAAGACCAGCGGGCGGTGTGGCGAGGCTTGCTCGATTACTATGTGTTTGGTGCCGCGGGCGATCCGGGCGCGCATTTGCCGGAGAGCGCGCGGGGAATACTCGGCCCGCCAACGCGCGAAAATTTCGCGGCGATGCGCGATTTCATCCGGCAGGTGCTGAACTGA
- a CDS encoding tryptophan 7-halogenase — translation MSAAREPLRRVAVVGGGPVGILAAIALRRALPGCEVVVVGTPTSPAAFADTSATALPFTNKLHDRLGLAESDVVREAGGSYRLVTRFAGWGGAGQAGTLAYGEVLDPALKTAFARDWGRVRLPGEGAPAAGSLAEALAEQGRFAPPPPGELTPISAVDYALRWHPAAYRALLIRHAEALGVGYVQGTLDRVEMGSGEDVAAIGLAGQGMIAADLFLDCSGPQASLLAAHPAFAFTDWSASLPTRHIYRASPAAPVLALEDRLTLTEAGWVSEVAGRDGVHRMLGTPAPLPVEAVTALLGAVPNAVIALTPGRAAAPWLGNVVALGDAAARFEPLGPYHLDLAHRQLALLLEMLPGRAITPHERAEYNRRSVLMMEGVHELLAFHFAGIAAQRIFGARELPGRVGEVIDQFLRRGRIPFREEAPLLSQEQFALLVALGWSPGLPPVALCAGAADEAHARSVFANDVRAALAFAPPYAQWLAQAVSSAPAG, via the coding sequence ATGAGCGCTGCGCGCGAGCCCTTGCGCCGCGTGGCGGTGGTCGGCGGCGGGCCGGTCGGCATTCTTGCCGCGATCGCGCTGCGCCGCGCATTGCCTGGGTGCGAGGTGGTGGTCGTGGGCACCCCGACCAGCCCCGCCGCCTTCGCCGACACCTCGGCGACCGCCTTGCCCTTCACCAACAAGCTGCACGACCGGTTGGGCCTCGCCGAGAGTGACGTCGTGCGCGAGGCGGGTGGTTCCTATCGCCTTGTCACGCGGTTTGCCGGATGGGGCGGAGCGGGGCAGGCGGGCACGCTGGCCTATGGCGAGGTGCTCGATCCAGCCTTGAAGACCGCTTTCGCGCGCGACTGGGGCCGGGTGCGATTGCCGGGCGAGGGCGCGCCGGCCGCTGGCAGCCTTGCCGAGGCGCTTGCCGAGCAGGGCCGCTTCGCCCCGCCGCCTCCGGGCGAGCTGACACCGATTTCAGCGGTCGATTACGCCCTGCGCTGGCACCCCGCGGCCTACCGCGCACTGCTGATCCGGCACGCCGAGGCACTGGGCGTCGGCTACGTGCAAGGCACGCTTGATCGGGTGGAGATGGGCTCCGGTGAGGATGTCGCCGCGATCGGCCTTGCCGGGCAGGGGATGATCGCGGCTGATCTTTTCCTCGATTGCAGCGGACCGCAAGCGAGCCTTCTTGCCGCGCATCCCGCTTTCGCTTTCACCGACTGGTCGGCAAGCCTGCCGACGCGCCACATCTACCGCGCCTCGCCCGCAGCGCCCGTGCTGGCGCTTGAAGACCGTCTGACGCTCACCGAGGCAGGCTGGGTGAGCGAGGTTGCAGGGCGCGACGGGGTGCATCGGATGCTGGGCACACCAGCGCCCTTGCCAGTGGAGGCGGTGACGGCGCTGCTCGGGGCCGTGCCCAACGCCGTGATCGCTCTGACACCGGGGCGCGCTGCGGCGCCTTGGCTCGGCAATGTCGTTGCGCTGGGCGATGCTGCGGCGCGGTTCGAGCCGCTTGGGCCGTACCACCTCGATTTGGCGCATCGCCAGTTGGCGCTGCTGCTGGAGATGCTGCCGGGGCGCGCGATCACGCCCCATGAGCGGGCCGAATACAACCGCCGCTCGGTGCTGATGATGGAAGGCGTGCACGAGCTTCTGGCGTTCCACTTTGCCGGAATCGCAGCGCAGCGCATCTTTGGCGCGAGGGAACTGCCGGGGCGCGTCGGGGAGGTGATCGACCAGTTCCTGCGGCGCGGGCGCATCCCGTTCCGCGAGGAAGCACCGCTGCTTTCGCAGGAGCAGTTCGCGCTGCTGGTCGCGCTCGGTTGGAGCCCGGGACTGCCGCCTGTCGCGCTGTGCGCCGGTGCCGCAGACGAGGCGCACGCCCGGTCGGTCTTTGCCAATGATGTCCGCGCTGCACTCGCCTTTGCCCCGCCTTACGCGCAGTGGCTTGCACAGGCTGTCAGTTCAGCACCTGCCGGATGA
- a CDS encoding tryptophan halogenase family protein, with the protein MMGEAPQPLRVVVLGGGTAGWMTAAGIAKLLPGIASVALVESEEIGIVGVGEATLPHIRGFVEKLGIDEAAFMKATHATYKLGIDFRDFGRIGESYIHPFGSFGEEVQGVGFHHWWLELARHGLARDIGDYSLAVAAAKANRFRPPATGDGLASTYGYAYQFDATLFGPFMRDFAREVGVERHEGRVVSVERDAQSGDVVALVLADGRRIMGDLFVDCSGFRSILLGQELGEAWEDWTHWLPCDRAAAMPCTHATPDLRPYTTATAMPAGWRWQIPLQHRMGNGYVFSSAHISEEQACEAIIASAEGRPLADPRILKFRPGRRARSWSHNVIGVGLASGFLEPLESTSIYLAQMAITYLIELFPVGGTIDPRDRDEFNRLVDMEYDRVRDFLILHYHATTRDDSEFWNHVRTMQVPDSLAGKLELWRKAARIEKYSDGLFYDASWIAVYLGQGMLPEAHDPRTAMIAPDALARATERLRMAVTGEVATMPGHRDFLMREAARLAEAA; encoded by the coding sequence ATGATGGGAGAGGCACCTCAGCCGTTGCGCGTTGTCGTCCTTGGTGGCGGCACGGCCGGATGGATGACGGCGGCGGGGATCGCAAAGCTGCTCCCCGGGATCGCCTCGGTCGCGCTGGTCGAAAGCGAGGAGATCGGCATTGTCGGGGTGGGGGAGGCCACGCTGCCCCACATCCGCGGTTTCGTCGAAAAGCTCGGGATCGACGAGGCGGCGTTCATGAAGGCCACCCATGCGACCTACAAGCTGGGGATCGACTTCCGCGATTTCGGGCGGATCGGGGAAAGCTACATCCACCCCTTCGGCTCCTTCGGCGAGGAGGTGCAGGGGGTGGGCTTTCACCACTGGTGGCTGGAACTGGCGCGGCATGGGCTGGCGCGGGATATCGGGGACTATTCGCTGGCGGTCGCCGCTGCCAAGGCCAACCGCTTCCGCCCGCCCGCGACGGGCGATGGTCTCGCCTCGACCTATGGCTATGCCTACCAGTTCGACGCAACCTTGTTTGGCCCCTTCATGCGGGATTTTGCCCGAGAGGTGGGGGTCGAACGGCACGAGGGGCGCGTTGTCAGTGTCGAGCGCGACGCGCAGAGTGGCGATGTGGTCGCCCTGGTGCTGGCCGATGGGCGGCGGATCATGGGCGATCTGTTCGTCGATTGCTCGGGCTTCCGCTCGATCCTGCTCGGGCAGGAATTGGGCGAGGCGTGGGAGGACTGGACGCACTGGCTGCCCTGCGACCGCGCCGCCGCCATGCCCTGCACCCACGCCACGCCAGACCTGCGCCCCTACACCACCGCCACCGCCATGCCCGCCGGATGGCGCTGGCAGATCCCGCTCCAGCACCGCATGGGCAACGGCTATGTCTTCTCCTCGGCGCACATCTCCGAGGAGCAGGCCTGCGAGGCGATCATCGCGAGCGCGGAGGGGAGGCCACTGGCCGATCCGCGCATCCTCAAGTTTCGCCCCGGCAGGCGCGCGCGATCGTGGAGCCACAATGTCATCGGCGTCGGGCTGGCGAGCGGATTTCTCGAACCGCTTGAATCGACCTCGATCTATCTGGCGCAAATGGCGATCACCTATTTGATCGAGCTGTTTCCGGTGGGCGGCACCATCGACCCGCGCGACCGGGATGAATTCAACCGGCTGGTCGACATGGAATATGACCGGGTGCGCGACTTCCTGATCCTCCACTACCACGCCACCACCCGCGACGATTCCGAGTTCTGGAACCATGTGCGCACGATGCAGGTGCCAGACAGTTTGGCGGGCAAGCTCGAGCTGTGGCGCAAGGCGGCGCGGATCGAGAAATACTCCGATGGCCTGTTCTACGATGCCAGCTGGATTGCGGTCTATCTCGGGCAAGGGATGCTGCCGGAGGCGCATGATCCCCGCACCGCGATGATCGCGCCGGATGCGCTCGCCCGCGCCACCGAACGTCTGCGGATGGCGGTGACGGGCGAGGTCGCGACCATGCCCGGCCACCGTGATTTCCTGATGCGCGAGGCCGCGCGGCTCGCAGAGGCGGCATGA